One Gordonia mangrovi genomic region harbors:
- a CDS encoding Jag family protein has protein sequence MTAETAAHDEQVREIEDSATSNTGSSDVSTDAAKSVAEATSTGSSDDVTETSGSEAADTNDVSDENSDDSAEAAADADATADSDDDSDDDDLAEEDRLVEEGEIAGDYLEQLLDVLDFDGDIDLDVDGDRAVVSIDGGDDLDRLVGRKGEVLDALQELTRLAVQQSTGVRSRLMLDIARWRADRRDRLARLGAEVARRVLDSGEREALDPMTPFERKIVHDAVAAVDGVVSESEGAEPKRRVVVLPTA, from the coding sequence ATGACAGCAGAGACTGCTGCGCATGACGAGCAGGTCCGGGAGATCGAGGACTCGGCGACCAGTAACACCGGGTCGTCGGATGTGTCGACCGACGCGGCGAAGTCGGTGGCGGAGGCAACCAGCACCGGGTCGTCCGACGACGTGACGGAGACGTCCGGTTCGGAAGCCGCCGACACGAACGATGTGTCTGACGAGAACTCGGACGACAGTGCCGAGGCTGCGGCCGATGCTGATGCGACAGCCGATTCGGACGATGACTCCGATGACGATGATCTGGCGGAAGAGGACAGGCTGGTCGAGGAAGGCGAGATCGCCGGCGACTACCTCGAGCAGTTGCTCGACGTTCTGGACTTCGACGGAGACATCGATCTGGACGTCGATGGCGATCGCGCAGTTGTGAGCATCGACGGCGGCGACGATCTGGACAGGTTGGTGGGCCGGAAGGGCGAAGTGCTCGACGCGCTGCAGGAGCTCACCCGACTGGCGGTTCAGCAGTCAACCGGTGTGCGAAGCCGGTTGATGCTCGACATCGCACGCTGGCGCGCCGACCGCCGCGACCGGTTGGCCCGCCTCGGGGCCGAGGTGGCGCGGCGCGTGCTGGACTCCGGTGAACGTGAGGCGCTCGACCCGATGACCCCGTTCGAACGGAAGATCGTGCACGACGCGGTGGCGGCTGTCGACGGCGTCGTCAGCGAGAGCGAGGGTGCTGAGCCGAAGCGGCGCGTGGTGGTACTGCCGACTGCGTGA
- the rsmG gene encoding 16S rRNA (guanine(527)-N(7))-methyltransferase RsmG gives MFHVKRVDEGEIPSAPAAASEVFGPAIDRAERYCAALATDGVLLGLIGPREVPRLWERHILNCAVLGEVIESGESVVDIGSGAGLPGIPLALTRPDLSITLVEPLLRRSDFLDRMVADLDLDVRVIRGRAEEKAVRADIAGADVVTSRAVAPLERLSKWSAPLIRDGGRLVAIKGSSAADEIERDAGVARRHGIVDLHVQQCGSGVLDIPTTVVIGRKHDDGPGGKQAKRPGAGRVAKRRARRSDRKG, from the coding sequence ATGTTTCACGTGAAACGCGTCGACGAAGGAGAGATCCCATCCGCACCGGCCGCGGCGTCTGAGGTCTTTGGGCCCGCCATCGATCGGGCCGAACGCTACTGTGCTGCGTTGGCGACGGACGGGGTTCTTCTCGGCCTGATCGGTCCCCGAGAGGTGCCGCGGCTATGGGAACGACACATACTCAACTGCGCGGTGCTGGGCGAGGTCATCGAGAGCGGCGAGAGCGTCGTGGACATCGGCAGCGGCGCGGGCCTGCCGGGTATTCCGCTGGCGCTGACCCGACCCGACCTGTCGATAACGTTGGTCGAGCCGTTGCTTCGTCGGAGTGACTTCCTGGATCGGATGGTTGCTGATCTCGATCTCGATGTGCGGGTGATCCGAGGGCGCGCCGAGGAGAAGGCGGTGCGTGCGGATATCGCAGGCGCCGACGTGGTGACCTCCCGCGCCGTCGCTCCCCTGGAGCGGCTGTCGAAGTGGTCCGCTCCCCTGATCCGGGACGGCGGCCGCTTGGTCGCGATCAAGGGATCATCGGCGGCCGACGAGATCGAGCGCGACGCCGGTGTCGCGCGCCGTCACGGAATCGTCGATCTGCACGTGCAACAGTGCGGCAGCGGGGTACTGGACATACCGACCACCGTCGTCATCGGTCGCAAGCACGACGACGGACCAGGCGGCAAACAGGCGAAGAGGCCGGGTGCCGGTCGGGTGGCGAAGCGACGTGCGCGTCGGTCAGATCGGAAGGGGTGA
- a CDS encoding ParA family protein, with translation MVEQDRSVSRETTSEASPSPSSVPGFDDTPIAAAAARASQVLTPGGAGELPHPPSPRIITIANQKGGVGKTTTTVNIAAGLALHGLGVLVIDLDPQGNASTALGIDHRAPDIASVYELLLGEVSLRETIQQSPNNDRLHCVPATLDLAGAEIELVSLVARENRLRNAIDEGALSDLGIDYVLIDCPPSLGLLTVNAMVAAKEVLIPIQCEYYALEGVGQLLRNIELVQAHLNPGLHVSTVVLTMYDGRTKLADQVAEEVRRHFGATVLNTIIPRSVKVSEAPGFGMTIIEYDPGSRGAMSYLDASREIALRGATV, from the coding sequence GTGGTCGAACAGGACCGAAGCGTTTCACGTGAAACAACCTCAGAGGCAAGCCCCTCCCCAAGTTCGGTCCCCGGGTTCGATGACACCCCGATTGCGGCTGCCGCAGCGCGCGCGAGTCAGGTGCTGACGCCCGGTGGTGCCGGTGAGCTCCCCCATCCTCCATCGCCCCGCATCATCACCATCGCGAATCAGAAGGGTGGGGTCGGCAAGACAACCACCACGGTGAACATCGCTGCCGGGCTCGCGCTGCATGGCCTCGGAGTCCTCGTCATCGATCTCGATCCGCAGGGCAACGCAAGCACCGCGCTCGGTATCGACCACCGCGCGCCGGACATCGCGTCGGTGTACGAATTGCTGCTCGGCGAGGTGTCGCTGCGCGAGACCATTCAGCAGAGTCCGAACAACGACCGTCTCCACTGCGTCCCGGCAACCCTGGATCTGGCCGGCGCCGAGATCGAGTTGGTCTCACTCGTGGCGCGGGAGAATCGTCTGCGCAACGCCATAGATGAAGGCGCGTTGTCCGATCTGGGCATCGACTACGTCCTGATCGATTGCCCGCCCTCGTTGGGTCTGCTGACGGTCAACGCGATGGTCGCCGCCAAGGAAGTCCTCATCCCGATCCAGTGCGAGTACTACGCGCTCGAGGGTGTGGGGCAGCTACTACGCAACATCGAGTTGGTGCAGGCGCATCTCAATCCCGGCCTCCATGTGTCGACCGTGGTGCTGACCATGTACGACGGGCGCACCAAGCTTGCGGATCAGGTCGCCGAGGAAGTGCGCCGGCATTTCGGTGCGACCGTGCTCAACACGATCATTCCCCGCAGCGTCAAGGTCTCCGAGGCGCCGGGCTTCGGGATGACCATCATCGAGTACGACCCGGGATCACGTGGAGCGATGAGCTATCTGGACGCCTCCCGCGAGATCGCGCTGCGCGGTGCGACGGTATGA
- a CDS encoding ParB/RepB/Spo0J family partition protein yields the protein MSQRETTQRRGGLGRGLAALIPTGPPEGDAPSGPRLGSAAADVVIGKGSAATPPGGTSSAPASADRIDGVDGEALVSEDVGAVYREIPPVQIQPNPKQPRTVFDEEAFAELVHSIKEFGLMQPIVVRPLPAPTDEGVTYELVMGERRWRASKEAGFDTIPAIVRETADADMLRDALLENIHRAQLNPLEEASAYQQLLDEFGVTHEELANRLGRSRPLITNMIRLLKLPIPVQRRVAAGVLSAGHARALLSMETGSEAQEAMAARIVAEGMSVRATEEAVTLANRGDDQPSSPTGPVKRKPMQMPGLQDVAERLSDRLDTRVTVSLGKRKGKIVVEFGSVDDLERIVGVIDPRGTS from the coding sequence GTGAGTCAGCGAGAAACCACACAACGGCGCGGCGGCCTCGGTCGTGGCCTGGCCGCGCTCATCCCCACCGGGCCGCCGGAGGGCGACGCACCGTCGGGACCCAGACTGGGGTCCGCTGCTGCGGATGTGGTGATCGGCAAGGGTTCGGCCGCCACTCCCCCTGGCGGAACATCGTCGGCACCCGCTTCGGCAGATCGTATCGACGGTGTCGACGGGGAGGCGCTCGTCTCGGAAGACGTCGGCGCCGTGTACCGCGAGATCCCACCGGTACAGATCCAGCCGAATCCCAAGCAGCCGCGAACGGTCTTCGACGAAGAGGCGTTCGCCGAGCTGGTGCACTCCATCAAAGAGTTCGGGCTCATGCAACCCATCGTCGTGCGGCCACTGCCGGCACCGACCGACGAGGGGGTGACCTATGAGCTCGTCATGGGTGAGCGCCGCTGGCGGGCCAGCAAAGAGGCGGGCTTCGACACCATTCCGGCAATCGTGCGTGAGACCGCCGATGCCGACATGCTGCGCGACGCACTGCTGGAGAACATTCATCGTGCTCAGCTCAATCCGTTGGAAGAGGCGTCCGCCTATCAGCAGTTGCTCGATGAGTTCGGCGTCACCCACGAGGAACTCGCGAACCGTCTGGGTCGCTCACGACCGCTGATCACCAATATGATCCGGCTGCTGAAGCTGCCGATTCCGGTGCAGCGGCGCGTGGCGGCGGGAGTACTGTCGGCCGGCCATGCCCGGGCGTTGCTCTCGATGGAGACAGGGAGCGAGGCGCAGGAAGCGATGGCGGCCCGCATCGTGGCCGAGGGCATGTCGGTGCGTGCCACCGAGGAGGCCGTCACGCTCGCCAACCGCGGCGACGATCAGCCGTCCTCCCCGACCGGACCAGTCAAGCGCAAGCCGATGCAGATGCCGGGTCTCCAGGATGTTGCGGAGCGGCTCTCGGATCGACTGGACACGAGAGTTACAGTCAGTCTCGGGAAGAGAAAGGGAAAGATCGTGGTCGAGTTCGGCTCCGTGGATGATCTCGAGCGGATCGTGGGCGTGATCGATCCGCGGGGAACTTCGTGA
- a CDS encoding N-acetylmuramoyl-L-alanine amidase has translation MPMFRLGDHGSAVAEIRNILVGLGLLTATPAPESLSGTISGWTPPEAVFDDACDRAVRAFQQQRGLIVDGVVGPATYRVLREASYQLGARVLLYRLSAPMVGDDVATLQGRLQNLGYYTGLVDGTFGETTHNAVCLYQGEFGLSSDGICGPATLRSLERLGTRVTGGSPHAIREEEHVRRSGPQLSGKKILIDPGSGGLHHLSTGARAEAESAVLWDLGSRLEGRMAAAGMETFLSHDGRGRPGDDERARVANMVGADLMVSLRCGHYPSELAHGVASFYFGNSHGSYSTIGRNLAGFIQREIVARTSLTDCRTHERTWEVLRLTRMPVALIDVGYITNSADVALLNDAQTRDVIAEAILVAVKRLYLLGNDDRPTGTYTFEELLAAERLSS, from the coding sequence ATGCCGATGTTCCGCCTCGGGGACCATGGCTCAGCCGTGGCCGAGATCCGCAACATCCTCGTCGGACTCGGGCTCCTCACCGCGACCCCCGCCCCGGAGTCACTCTCGGGCACCATCAGCGGCTGGACGCCACCCGAGGCCGTCTTCGACGACGCATGCGACCGGGCCGTCCGAGCATTTCAGCAACAACGCGGTCTCATCGTCGACGGTGTCGTCGGCCCGGCCACCTACCGCGTGTTGCGCGAGGCCTCCTACCAACTCGGTGCGCGCGTACTGCTGTATCGCCTCTCCGCACCGATGGTCGGCGACGATGTGGCCACCCTGCAGGGTCGACTGCAGAATCTCGGCTACTACACGGGCCTCGTCGACGGCACCTTCGGCGAAACCACCCACAATGCGGTGTGCCTGTATCAAGGCGAATTCGGCCTGTCCTCGGACGGCATCTGTGGTCCGGCGACACTGCGCTCCCTGGAACGACTCGGCACCCGCGTCACCGGTGGCTCTCCGCACGCCATCCGCGAGGAAGAGCACGTGCGACGGTCCGGACCCCAACTCTCCGGCAAGAAGATCTTGATCGACCCGGGTTCCGGTGGGCTGCACCACCTGTCGACCGGAGCCCGGGCCGAGGCGGAGTCCGCGGTGCTGTGGGATCTCGGTTCGCGGCTCGAAGGACGGATGGCCGCGGCCGGCATGGAGACCTTCCTGTCCCACGACGGTCGCGGGCGGCCCGGCGACGACGAACGCGCCCGCGTCGCCAACATGGTCGGTGCCGATCTGATGGTCTCCTTGCGCTGCGGTCATTACCCCAGTGAACTGGCCCACGGCGTCGCGTCGTTCTACTTCGGCAACTCACACGGTTCGTATTCCACCATCGGCCGCAATCTGGCCGGCTTCATCCAGCGCGAGATCGTGGCACGGACCTCACTCACCGATTGCCGTACCCACGAGCGCACCTGGGAAGTGTTGCGGCTCACCAGGATGCCCGTCGCGCTCATCGACGTCGGCTACATCACCAACTCGGCAGACGTCGCACTCCTCAACGACGCCCAGACGCGCGACGTGATCGCCGAGGCCATCCTGGTCGCCGTGAAGCGCCTGTACCTGCTGGGCAACGACGATCGCCCGACCGGCACGTACACGTTCGAGGAACTGCTTGCCGCGGAACGTCTTTCGAGCTGA
- the trxA gene encoding thioredoxin: protein MGANTVAVTDATFADQVLMSDKPVLVDFWATWCGPCRMVAPVLEEIARDHADKLTVAKLDVDENPAVARDFKIMSIPTMILFEGGKPSKTIVGAKGKAALLRELDDVVGSPA from the coding sequence ATGGGAGCAAACACCGTCGCCGTCACCGACGCCACCTTCGCCGATCAGGTACTCATGTCCGACAAGCCGGTGCTCGTCGACTTCTGGGCCACCTGGTGCGGTCCGTGCCGCATGGTCGCGCCGGTGCTGGAGGAGATCGCCCGCGATCACGCCGACAAGCTGACCGTCGCCAAACTCGACGTCGACGAGAACCCTGCCGTCGCGCGTGACTTCAAGATCATGTCGATTCCCACCATGATCCTGTTCGAGGGCGGCAAGCCCAGCAAGACCATCGTCGGAGCCAAGGGGAAGGCCGCCCTGCTGCGTGAGCTCGACGACGTGGTCGGATCCCCCGCATAA
- the trxB gene encoding thioredoxin-disulfide reductase, producing the protein MTHADSQQIHDLIIIGSGPAGYTAAIYAARAELAPIVFEGTQFGGALMTTTEVENFPGFQSGIQGPALMDEMREQAIRFGADLRMEDVDTVRLEGAIKEVEVGGEVHRARAVILAMGAAARYLGVENEQELLGRGVSACATCDGFFFKDQDIAVIGGGDSAMEEATFLTKFARSVTLIHRRDEFRASRIMLERARANDKIRFVTNSAVTSVVGDGSVTALGLTDTATGETSTIEVTGMFVAIGHDPRSELVKGQIDLDAEGYVQVDGRTTHTSVPGVFACGDLVDHTYRQAITAAGSGCSAAIDAERWLADQGVAAPSVESDMYVVDATA; encoded by the coding sequence ATGACCCACGCAGACAGCCAGCAGATCCACGACCTGATCATCATCGGGTCCGGCCCGGCCGGATACACCGCGGCGATCTATGCGGCACGCGCTGAACTGGCACCGATCGTGTTCGAGGGAACCCAGTTCGGTGGCGCCCTGATGACCACCACCGAGGTGGAGAACTTCCCCGGCTTCCAGAGCGGCATCCAGGGCCCGGCGTTGATGGACGAGATGCGTGAACAGGCCATCCGCTTCGGCGCCGACCTCCGCATGGAGGATGTCGACACCGTTCGCCTCGAGGGAGCCATCAAGGAGGTCGAGGTCGGTGGCGAGGTGCATCGCGCCCGCGCGGTGATCCTGGCCATGGGTGCCGCGGCCCGCTACCTCGGCGTCGAGAACGAGCAGGAACTCCTCGGCCGCGGCGTGTCGGCCTGCGCCACCTGCGACGGCTTCTTCTTCAAGGACCAGGACATCGCCGTCATCGGCGGTGGCGACTCGGCGATGGAGGAGGCCACCTTCCTCACCAAGTTCGCGCGCAGCGTCACCCTGATCCACCGGCGCGACGAGTTCCGGGCCTCGCGCATCATGCTCGAGCGTGCCCGCGCCAACGACAAGATCCGCTTCGTCACCAACTCCGCGGTGACCTCCGTCGTCGGCGACGGCTCCGTCACCGCGCTGGGGCTGACCGACACCGCCACCGGCGAGACCAGCACCATCGAGGTGACCGGCATGTTCGTCGCCATCGGTCACGATCCGCGCAGCGAACTGGTCAAGGGACAGATCGATCTCGACGCCGAAGGCTATGTGCAGGTCGACGGACGCACCACCCACACCTCGGTGCCGGGTGTGTTCGCCTGCGGCGACCTCGTCGACCACACCTACCGCCAGGCCATCACCGCGGCCGGCAGCGGGTGTTCGGCCGCGATCGACGCCGAACGCTGGCTGGCCGACCAGGGTGTGGCCGCGCCGTCGGTCGAGAGCGACATGTACGTCGTCGACGCCACGGCCTGA
- the sigM gene encoding RNA polymerase sigma factor SigM, with amino-acid sequence MTRGSVDARSDEDLLLAHVRGDPGAFAVLVERHHAYLWSVACRTSDNRDDAADALQDALLKAHRMADQFRADAKVTSWLHRIVVNSCLDRIRRNRVRLSVPIPTYDVEPYADERDQMAAVDLSLSIGRALDALPPDQRAAVVAVDIEGMTIVDAAERLGVPVGTIKSRCSRGRLRLAQILGHLRDG; translated from the coding sequence ATGACTCGGGGGAGCGTCGACGCACGCAGCGACGAGGACCTGCTCCTCGCCCATGTGCGCGGCGATCCCGGCGCCTTCGCGGTGCTCGTCGAACGACACCACGCCTACCTGTGGTCGGTCGCCTGCCGCACCAGCGACAACCGCGACGATGCCGCCGACGCGCTCCAGGACGCACTGCTCAAAGCCCATCGGATGGCCGACCAGTTCCGCGCCGACGCGAAGGTCACGAGCTGGCTGCACCGGATCGTGGTGAACTCCTGCCTCGACCGCATCCGGCGCAACCGGGTCCGGCTCAGCGTGCCGATCCCCACCTACGACGTCGAGCCGTACGCCGACGAACGTGACCAGATGGCCGCAGTGGATCTGTCGCTGTCGATCGGGCGCGCACTCGACGCCCTGCCACCCGATCAGCGCGCAGCGGTCGTCGCCGTCGACATCGAGGGCATGACGATCGTGGATGCCGCCGAGCGACTCGGCGTGCCGGTGGGAACCATCAAGAGCCGCTGTTCGCGTGGTCGACTACGTCTCGCGCAGATCCTCGGCCACCTGCGCGACGGGTGA
- a CDS encoding TetR/AcrR family transcriptional regulator, producing the protein MTTTGGRRYGGADAAQRQERRRTDLIVAGLDLFGSEGFANVSVKRICDRAGLTQRYFYESFDDRFALLAAVYEDCVVVARTATVAAGGPFVADAGAAGIAAGDAPAVARATLGAFIGTLADQPRRARVMLVEVVGVSPDLERQRLTAIHGWADLILTLALGERRPDRRQRLAAIGLVGAVTQLLVDWYTGTAGEFAPGDVTDGDLFDLDTILEVSVELFVAAYQRLLG; encoded by the coding sequence ATGACCACCACCGGCGGTCGGCGCTACGGCGGCGCCGACGCGGCGCAACGGCAGGAACGCCGGCGGACCGACCTCATCGTCGCCGGACTCGATCTGTTCGGCAGCGAGGGATTCGCCAACGTGTCGGTGAAGCGGATCTGCGACCGTGCCGGGCTCACCCAGCGCTACTTCTACGAGTCCTTCGATGATCGGTTCGCCCTGCTCGCGGCCGTGTACGAGGACTGCGTCGTGGTCGCCCGCACCGCCACCGTGGCCGCCGGTGGCCCCTTCGTCGCCGACGCCGGTGCAGCGGGCATCGCTGCCGGCGACGCCCCGGCCGTCGCGCGAGCCACCCTGGGCGCCTTCATCGGCACACTGGCCGATCAGCCGCGCCGCGCCCGGGTGATGTTGGTGGAGGTCGTCGGCGTCAGCCCGGACCTCGAACGACAACGCCTGACGGCGATCCACGGGTGGGCCGACCTCATCCTGACGCTGGCGCTGGGGGAGCGGCGGCCCGATCGTCGGCAACGGCTGGCGGCGATCGGTCTCGTCGGCGCGGTCACCCAGCTGCTCGTGGACTGGTACACGGGCACCGCAGGAGAGTTCGCGCCCGGGGATGTGACCGATGGTGATCTGTTCGACCTCGACACGATTCTGGAGGTCAGCGTGGAGCTGTTCGTGGCCGCCTACCAGCGGCTACTCGGCTGA